From Daucus carota subsp. sativus chromosome 6, DH1 v3.0, whole genome shotgun sequence:
GAGGAGCGGAACAAGTAGGTTTTAATAGCCAACATTTAAGAAATGTCGTACGTGATTTTAGGAAGGACAACATGGGAGTTAATGATGCTCAAGCCGGTTTGGATTTGTTGTACCGTTTGCAAGAAGAGAACGGCGGTAAGTTTTTCATCAAGACTCTCCTCGATGACGAACAAAGATTGAAGTGTCTTGTATGGGTCGATCCCCGCTCTTTGATGGCCTACAAAAACTTTGGTGATGTGGTTGCGTTTGACACTACATATCGAACTAATAGGTATGCTATGCCGTTTGTGCCTTTCACCGGAGTCAACCATCACTATCAATCAATACTTTTTGGTTTTGCACTCGTTCGGGATGAATTGAAGACAACTTTTGAGTGGGTTTTGAGTACTTGGCTAGAAGCAATGGAAGGCAAAGAACCCTTGGCTATCATAACCGATCAAGATCAAGCCATGACCGCGGCTATTGAATCACAACTTCCGAACACATCACATTTGTTATGCTCATGGCACATTAGCAACAAATTCCCCGAGAAACTTGCAACATATTATTCCAAGGAagggtttaaatttgatttcaacaattgcatATATCACTCTTTGACTGAAGTTGTGTTTGAAGATCGGTGGAAGGCTTTGGTTTTGAAGTACAATTTGGAAGGCAATACATGGCTTCAAGGGTTATATGCTTTGAAGCATAAGTGGGTCGAGGCTTACAGAAGAAACACTTTTTCTGCGGGTCAAAAGACCACATCAAGAAGTGAAGGAATGAATGCCTTTTTCGATGCCTATGTTGGTTCTTGCACCGGTTTGAAAGATTTTGTAGAGGGTGCACAAAAAGCTTTGGAGAGGCAATTCATGCGTGAGAAAGACGAGAATTATGTGACGTTTCATAGAAGTCGCTGCATGCAAATGAAAACCGCTCTGGAGCACCACGCAGCTTCCATTTATACGAAAGAAATGTTTCGAAGATTTCAGGAACAATTGGTTGAATCATCTAAGTACTTTGTGGAGAAAGATAGAGATCGGTCCTTGGAAGATGTTCAAGACACGTTCTACAAATGTTATAGACCGTTGATGCGTGCTTCTCAGAGAACCACGTATCTTGTATCATTCAACAAGGCGTCATTATAGGGTTCATGCATTTGTAGAATGTATGACAATGTTGGCATACCATGCCGTCACATTATTGCCGTCTTGACGAAGAGGTGTGTGGCGGAACTACCGGAACATTTTGTGAAACGGCGTTGGACAAGGAACGCCAATAGAGTTGATGGCAAGTTGCCATATCACACGTCCGTATTTCAATCACCATCACATGAAATGACTCCCACGGAAAGATTCAACCACATGACATTACTTACCATGGCGTTTAGTCATAGTTGCATGACATCGAAAGAGCGGTATGAGTATGCCGTTGGGGCTATTAATCGGGAAACAGAAATACTTGAGAGCATGCCCGTTGACGGGGTCGAAAATGAAGGAGGTGAATTAAATCCAAAAACAACTCAAGAAGGTGGTGAGAAATTGCATGAGAGTATCCTTGACCCCTTGGTGTCGAAAACAAAGGGACGGAAAAAAGAGCACCGCTTTAAAAGCCCCGTTGAGGAacttacaaaaacaaaaagaaaatgccGATATTGCAATATGTTGGGACATGATGTGAGGACGTGTcccaaaaaagaagaagatgattTAAGAAAAGCTTAAACTGCCCAATTGTAATtgacattttaattaaatttccctTATGTTTTAGTTGTGGTTTATTTGTCCTTCGTATGAGTTGGTGTAACTAACTTGTTCTTTGTTGGATTTATAGGTGAAATGTCCGACGGTTCGGATAATGAGTCAGTATCACACGTCAGCAACTCAATCTCGGACTCGGAAGAAATGTGTGATTCACCTAGTTTTAGCTTCTTAGAGGTCGCGATTCGTGAGCTCGACGAACTTGCAGAAATGTACGAACCACCATCCCACTCGGAAGAAATGTGTGATTCACCTAGTTTTAGCTTCTTGGAGGAAGCAATTAATGAGCTGGACGAATTGGCACAGATGCACGAACCACCTCCCCAATTGGAGGAAGAAGACACCGAGTTGTACCCGCCTGAGGAAGCGGCCTACCGGTCAAGAAATTGGACCGAAGCTTGTCAGTGGTGTGCAAGCGATAACATGTTCGAAAGGGTGGCTTATAACTTGACCCCATATTTTGTACCTTTTCTGAACTTGGTAAGGACTATCCCAATGGGCCAAGTATCGTTGTGGGATGGTGGTGATGTTGTGACGTGTGATAGGATAGCCGACATTATGAAGTTGAGGCCTCGCCCGGGTTGCACGCGTGACCAAATGCGAATTGAATATGTCAAGGGGTGGGTGTCCAACCTTCGTGGTGATGATACGGGGAAATGGATAACGCGCAAAGAACCATGGAGCAAATTTCGTCTCTACGATGGGTCTAATAGCATTCATGTCACACTATGGAATGATCACAATACGCATGCCAATGTGACCGAAGGTGTGCTCCGTGAAGGTTGTGTTGTTGTGCTGTATTGGGTGGCATGCTTCATTAGAGCGGATGCGACGCCCGGGCATTCCACGCACCGACTATCGGGAGGCTTCTCCAACATTTTAGCAGTGTTTAGTTACTTAGCTTCCTCGTACCTGATTAATGTTGATTAATGACAATATTATGTAGTAATTTCTTTCTTAGTGCTAACATTGTGAAAATGATACGAGGTCGTAGGATTACTTCAATTATGGTGTTTCTAGTctattgtaatttatttatgatttttgaaCGTGTCTATTCACGGCAATATGCATGCAAAGTTCACAAAATTGTTGAAAGTGGTCATTTTCTAAACAAATGGCAATAAGTAATGAAAACTTATTGTATCAACTTTTAAAAGTCATAATGTGGTTAAGGGGTCCTAGAAGAGTATATATGAGCATGAAAGACAGTAAGAGggagacaaaaaaaataatgccACTGGAATatccgcggtaaataaccgcggacaCTCCAGTCcatccgcggttatttaccgcggatACTCCAGTGGCAACAGGTGAAATGTGCAGCTTGTTTCTGCACATTCCCACCTGTTTTTAACAGTGTCAAACAGTTCCAACTACATCAAAAACTGAATAAACAGCATTCCAACAAcaatttctcaaaaaaaaaatcaaccaaATTTTGCGAAGCCTTCAAATATGGCCCAAAACGTCAAAAATTCTCAAACATCCAAAAAATGACTATACTccaaaaaatctcaaatttaatCACAATATAGAGGTTGACATTCCTAACAATATGCAATAAAGGGGCGGGGGAAACTCAAACGAGAAACACATAAACAAAAATTGAATGAAAGGGGTAGGGGGTGGACACGGTCGATAAACGACCGATATAATCAACAACCAAGATCTCATGAGATTGAAATAAAGACAACTACATCGTTCaacttgaataaataaaacGTAAATGTCATAAACTACGAGACTACGAAAATGTCATAAACTACGAGACtacaaaaatatcataaactACATAAATGTCCTATTCCTTGGCT
This genomic window contains:
- the LOC108225901 gene encoding protein FAR1-RELATED SEQUENCE 5-like, translated to MYDDIGSMHESSGNLHDHGEDSVDGDDPIIIPYLNQQFPNLQAGENLFRAYALKNGFETKIQNTQKRAKDKSIYGRMYVCNLAGENRGKNPVDDDEILIGSLGSVKGKRRRDVLPRSGCKVRMKDNMGVNDAQAGLDLLYRLQEENGGKFFIKTLLDDEQRLKCLVWVDPRSLMAYKNFGDVVAFDTTYRTNRYAMPFVPFTGVNHHYQSILFGFALVRDELKTTFEWVLSTWLEAMEGKEPLAIITDQDQAMTAAIESQLPNTSHLLCSWHISNKFPEKLATYYSKEGFKFDFNNCIYHSLTEVVFEDRWKALVLKYNLEGNTWLQGLYALKHKWVEAYRRNTFSAGQKTTSRSEGMNAFFDAYVGSCTGLKDFVEGAQKALERQFMREKDENYVTFHRSRCMQMKTALEHHAASIYTKEMFRRFQEQLVESSKYFVEKDRDRSLEDVQDTFYKCYRPLMRASQRTTYLVSFNKASL